The following coding sequences lie in one Terriglobales bacterium genomic window:
- the rpsG gene encoding 30S ribosomal protein S7: protein MPRKGHIAKREVEADAVYNSTLVTKFVNSMMWDGKKSTSESIFYNAMKQLEKKGGDEPLKLFKKAVENTKPLLEVKTRRVGGANYQVPVEVAADRRTSLAIRWLLAYSRERGEKGMVDKLANELLDAANGKGAAIKKKEDVHRMAEANKAFAHYRW from the coding sequence ATGCCAAGAAAAGGACACATTGCGAAGCGCGAGGTTGAGGCCGATGCGGTGTACAACTCCACGCTGGTCACCAAGTTTGTAAATTCGATGATGTGGGACGGCAAGAAATCCACATCAGAGTCAATTTTTTACAACGCCATGAAGCAGCTTGAGAAAAAAGGCGGCGATGAGCCCCTCAAGCTGTTCAAGAAGGCGGTAGAAAACACCAAGCCGCTGCTGGAAGTGAAGACCCGGCGCGTGGGCGGAGCCAACTACCAGGTTCCGGTCGAGGTTGCCGCAGACCGGCGTACGTCGCTGGCCATCCGCTGGTTGCTGGCCTACAGCCGCGAGCGCGGTGAAAAAGGCATGGTGGATAAGCTGGCCAATGAGCTGCTCGACGCGGCCAACGGCAAAGGCGCCGCCATCAAGAAGAAGGAAGATGTCCATCGCATGGCGGAAGCCAACAAGGCTTTTGCGCATTATCGGTGGTAG
- the rpsL gene encoding 30S ribosomal protein S12: MPTFNQLVRKGRTAPKFKTASPALQECPQRRGVCTRVYTQTPKKPNSALRKVARVRLTNGIEVTTYIPGVGHNLQEHSIVLIRGGRVKDLPGVRYHVVRGTLDTTGVANRKQGRSKYGAKRPKA, translated from the coding sequence TTGCCTACGTTTAATCAGTTGGTTCGTAAGGGAAGGACGGCGCCGAAATTTAAGACGGCGAGTCCGGCGCTGCAGGAGTGCCCGCAACGGCGTGGAGTTTGTACGCGTGTGTACACGCAGACGCCCAAGAAGCCGAACTCGGCACTGCGCAAAGTGGCGCGCGTCCGCTTGACCAACGGCATTGAAGTCACGACCTACATCCCGGGCGTCGGCCACAACCTGCAGGAGCACTCGATTGTGCTGATTCGCGGAGGCCGCGTGAAAGACCTGCCCGGCGTGCGCTATCACGTGGTGCGCGGCACGCTGGATACCACCGGCGTAGCCAATCGCAAACAAGGACGCTCCAAGTACGGAGCCAAGCGGCCCAAGGCGTAA
- a CDS encoding GNAT family N-acetyltransferase: MIPILETPRLLLRPLELADAAQAQILFPQWEIVRYLTNQVPWPYPPDGAHKFYRDVALPAVEREDAWHWTLRLKSDPARLIGSIGLMRDENNNRGFWIGLPWQGQGLMSEACEVVTDYWFDVLKFPRLRVPKAIANTASRRISEKQGMRIVATLERDYVSGRLPAEIWEITADEWHTNRHRRR; the protein is encoded by the coding sequence ATGATCCCCATTCTTGAGACGCCCCGGCTCTTACTGCGTCCGTTGGAGCTTGCTGATGCTGCGCAAGCCCAAATTCTCTTTCCACAATGGGAGATCGTGCGCTACCTGACGAACCAGGTGCCCTGGCCTTATCCGCCGGATGGCGCACACAAATTTTATCGCGATGTGGCCCTGCCCGCTGTCGAACGCGAAGATGCCTGGCATTGGACGTTGCGGCTCAAAAGCGATCCTGCTCGATTGATCGGAAGCATCGGTTTGATGAGAGACGAGAACAACAATCGCGGCTTCTGGATTGGCCTGCCCTGGCAGGGACAAGGTTTGATGAGTGAAGCCTGCGAGGTCGTAACCGATTATTGGTTTGACGTGCTGAAGTTCCCCCGGCTGCGTGTTCCCAAGGCAATCGCCAATACAGCATCGCGCCGTATCTCGGAAAAGCAAGGTATGCGTATCGTCGCCACCCTGGAGCGGGACTACGTTTCAGGCCGTCTCCCCGCGGAGATATGGGAGATTACCGCTGACGAGTGGCACACGAACAGGCACCGGCGACGTTAG
- a CDS encoding POTRA domain-containing protein, with protein MQKVFLIICMVFLCFCALAQADPAACPVRDGDQWSPGLTPKAFVRKLILRNPGFSLAAQQRIALEIKSHTYWCDNFDEIAERVRQAYQERGYFKALIGSPMVRVIQGDTRRKLIDVTISVDKGQLYRLKDISFTRITVFPEAELRRQFPMSAGDIFNTGKIHIGLENTRKLYGARGYIDFTPVPDTKIDDDANLVSLIIDVDEGPQFHYGKLTVDGEESKPGARATLLKAWQAYEGKPCNDDGLALKDFLRDIHAAPSVKFGEVFRVFHDEKSALLNFQITLAKPPEGLLVHPIAARAQPSAIHH; from the coding sequence ATGCAGAAAGTTTTTCTCATCATCTGCATGGTTTTTCTGTGCTTCTGCGCTCTAGCGCAAGCCGACCCAGCAGCATGTCCAGTGCGCGACGGCGATCAGTGGTCACCCGGCTTAACACCGAAGGCGTTCGTACGCAAGCTCATCTTGCGCAATCCCGGATTCTCTCTGGCCGCTCAACAAAGGATCGCTCTAGAAATAAAAAGTCACACCTATTGGTGCGACAACTTCGATGAGATTGCCGAGCGCGTACGCCAGGCCTACCAGGAACGCGGCTACTTCAAAGCACTTATTGGTAGCCCTATGGTCAGAGTGATTCAGGGAGATACACGCAGGAAACTGATAGATGTCACCATTTCGGTAGATAAAGGCCAACTGTATCGGCTAAAAGATATCTCGTTCACCCGCATAACCGTATTCCCTGAGGCTGAATTGCGCAGGCAGTTTCCTATGAGTGCGGGAGATATCTTCAATACCGGCAAAATCCACATAGGTCTTGAAAACACCCGCAAGCTCTACGGTGCCCGGGGATATATCGACTTTACTCCTGTTCCGGATACAAAGATTGATGATGACGCCAACCTGGTCTCGCTCATCATTGACGTTGACGAAGGGCCGCAATTTCACTACGGCAAATTGACAGTGGACGGCGAAGAATCAAAGCCGGGCGCTCGCGCAACACTGCTGAAAGCATGGCAAGCCTACGAAGGAAAGCCATGCAATGATGATGGCTTGGCACTTAAAGATTTCCTTCGCGACATTCATGCTGCACCAAGCGTCAAGTTTGGCGAAGTCTTCAGAGTTTTCCACGATGAGAAATCAGCCCTTCTGAATTTCCAGATTACCCTGGCAAAACCGCCGGAAGGATTGTTAGTGCACCCCATTGCGGCCCGAGCCCAACCATCCGCCATCCATCATTAA
- a CDS encoding F0F1 ATP synthase subunit epsilon produces the protein MAETLQLEIVTPDRLIVSDTAQEIQIPGKSGYLGILPGHAPLITEIAVGEITYRKANETRYLSVAWGFAEVLPEKVTILAETAERSADIDLARAQAAKQRAEARLKQGGTDLDYQRAEDALRRAQTRIDVAAKK, from the coding sequence ATGGCAGAGACACTACAACTCGAAATCGTTACTCCGGACCGCTTGATTGTGAGCGATACGGCGCAGGAGATACAGATTCCCGGCAAGAGCGGCTACCTGGGCATCCTGCCGGGGCACGCCCCGCTGATCACCGAAATCGCCGTCGGCGAAATTACCTATCGCAAGGCGAACGAGACCCGATATCTGTCTGTAGCCTGGGGCTTTGCCGAGGTGCTGCCGGAAAAGGTCACAATTCTTGCTGAAACTGCAGAGCGGTCTGCCGATATCGATCTTGCCCGCGCACAGGCAGCCAAGCAGCGCGCAGAGGCGCGGCTCAAACAGGGTGGAACGGACTTAGATTACCAGCGCGCAGAAGATGCATTGCGGCGGGCGCAGACGCGGATCGATGTGGCTGCGAAGAAATAG
- the atpD gene encoding F0F1 ATP synthase subunit beta has protein sequence MENIGKVIQISGPAVDVQFAEGSLPPIYTAVRVTSEGFTVPQPIDVILEVQQHLGEGRVRCVAMQATDGMVRGMKAIDQGGPISVPVGRETLGRVINVIGEPVDQLGPINAKQRLPIHRQAPSFEEQATTSEMFVTGVKVIDLIQPFLKGGKIGLFGGAGVGKTVVIMELINNVAKQHGGYSVFAGVGERTREGNDLWLEMSESGVITPGDPSKSKAALVYGQMTEPPGARLRVALTGLTVAEYFRDVEGADTLLFIDNIFRFTQAGSEVSALLGRMPSAVGYQPNLATEMGELQERITSTKKGSVTSVQAIYVPADDLTDPAPATTFAHLDATTVLSRPLTEIGIYPAVDPLASTSRILDPRIVGQEHYDVAQGVKKLLQRYKDLQDIIAILGLDELSEDDKITVTRARKVQKFLSQPFFVAAQFTGRDGRFVKIADTVRSFREIIEGKHDEIPEQAFYMKGSIEEVLEDAEKMKAAA, from the coding sequence ATGGAAAATATAGGAAAAGTCATACAGATCTCCGGCCCTGCCGTAGACGTGCAGTTTGCCGAGGGCAGTTTACCGCCAATTTATACCGCAGTGCGCGTGACCAGCGAAGGGTTCACCGTTCCGCAGCCCATAGACGTAATTCTGGAGGTGCAACAGCACCTGGGCGAGGGTCGCGTGCGCTGCGTCGCCATGCAGGCCACCGACGGCATGGTGCGCGGCATGAAGGCGATTGATCAGGGCGGGCCGATCTCGGTCCCGGTGGGCCGCGAGACCTTGGGCCGCGTGATCAACGTGATTGGCGAACCGGTGGACCAGTTGGGTCCGATCAACGCCAAGCAGCGGCTGCCCATCCATCGCCAGGCGCCATCGTTTGAAGAGCAGGCCACCACGTCGGAGATGTTTGTGACCGGCGTCAAGGTCATTGACCTGATCCAGCCCTTTCTCAAGGGTGGCAAGATCGGTCTGTTTGGGGGCGCGGGCGTCGGCAAGACCGTGGTCATCATGGAGCTGATCAACAACGTAGCCAAACAGCATGGCGGATACTCGGTGTTTGCCGGCGTGGGCGAGCGCACGCGCGAGGGTAACGATTTGTGGCTGGAGATGAGCGAATCGGGCGTGATCACGCCGGGCGATCCCTCCAAGTCGAAGGCGGCACTGGTTTACGGCCAGATGACCGAGCCCCCAGGAGCGCGGCTGCGCGTGGCGTTGACCGGACTCACGGTGGCGGAATACTTCCGCGACGTGGAAGGCGCGGACACGCTGCTGTTCATTGACAACATCTTCCGCTTCACACAGGCGGGTTCGGAAGTCTCGGCCCTGCTGGGACGCATGCCCAGCGCGGTGGGTTACCAGCCGAACCTGGCAACAGAAATGGGCGAGTTGCAGGAGCGCATTACCTCCACGAAAAAGGGTTCGGTTACTTCGGTGCAGGCGATCTATGTTCCTGCAGACGACCTTACCGATCCGGCCCCAGCGACCACGTTTGCTCACCTGGATGCGACCACCGTGCTCTCGAGGCCGCTGACGGAGATTGGGATTTATCCGGCGGTGGACCCGCTGGCTTCTACCTCGCGCATTCTCGATCCGCGCATTGTTGGCCAGGAGCACTACGACGTGGCCCAAGGCGTGAAGAAATTATTGCAGCGCTATAAAGATTTGCAGGACATTATCGCGATTCTCGGCCTGGATGAGCTCAGCGAAGACGACAAGATCACCGTGACCCGCGCACGAAAAGTACAAAAGTTCCTCTCGCAGCCGTTCTTCGTGGCCGCGCAATTCACGGGGCGCGACGGACGCTTTGTGAAGATTGCCGACACGGTGCGCAGCTTCCGCGAAATTATTGAAGGCAAGCACGACGAGATCCCCGAGCAGGCTTTTTATATGAAGGGCTCGATTGAGGAAGTGCTCGAAGATGCGGAGAAGATGAAGGCTGCCGCTTAG
- a CDS encoding FoF1 ATP synthase subunit gamma: MANILDIRRRIRSVKNTRQITKAMKMVSAAKLRRAQERALAGRPYAQMLTNVLKSLVQRAEIYSPETGEPLNPLLVRRPEKNITLIIVSGDKGLAGAFNTNIVKAAAKFIESKHGKNIDIEAVGRKGRDYFRRRYKVVQPGEGENGSGTRAAEIQIVGEQVGILNKIAFNHARDLAETVIERYTRGEADAVYIIFNEFKSVISQRVLVDTVLPIGEIGAHDIQQVEELSEEDRRRAVEAAIHSGVGLREADTSEADKKAATFAASQVDYIYEQPPEELFRDLLPKYVAIQIYRALLESVAAEHAARMTAMESATNNASDMIDALTLAMNRARQAKITKEIIEIVSGAAAL, from the coding sequence ATGGCGAACATACTCGATATACGGCGGCGGATACGCAGCGTGAAGAACACGCGGCAGATCACCAAGGCCATGAAGATGGTCTCGGCGGCGAAGCTGCGGCGCGCGCAGGAGCGCGCTCTGGCGGGGCGTCCTTATGCGCAGATGCTGACCAACGTGCTCAAGTCGCTGGTACAGCGGGCGGAAATTTATAGTCCGGAAACGGGAGAACCACTGAATCCGTTGCTGGTGCGCAGGCCCGAGAAAAACATAACGCTGATCATCGTGAGCGGAGACAAGGGCCTGGCAGGAGCCTTTAATACCAACATCGTGAAGGCCGCTGCGAAGTTCATTGAAAGCAAGCACGGGAAAAATATTGATATCGAAGCAGTCGGCCGCAAGGGGCGCGATTATTTCCGGCGGCGTTACAAGGTAGTGCAGCCGGGCGAGGGTGAAAACGGAAGCGGCACGCGCGCCGCGGAGATCCAAATCGTCGGCGAGCAGGTGGGCATTCTCAATAAAATTGCCTTCAACCATGCGCGCGACCTGGCGGAGACGGTAATCGAGCGCTATACCCGCGGCGAGGCGGATGCGGTTTACATCATCTTTAATGAGTTCAAGTCGGTGATCTCACAGCGGGTGCTGGTGGATACGGTGCTGCCCATCGGTGAGATTGGAGCGCACGACATCCAGCAGGTGGAAGAATTGTCAGAAGAAGATCGCCGGCGCGCCGTAGAGGCGGCGATCCATTCCGGGGTAGGCCTGCGCGAGGCTGATACCAGCGAGGCCGACAAGAAGGCCGCGACATTTGCCGCCTCGCAGGTGGACTATATCTACGAGCAGCCGCCCGAGGAGCTGTTCCGCGATTTGTTGCCCAAGTACGTGGCCATACAGATTTATCGCGCGCTGCTGGAATCGGTTGCCGCCGAGCATGCTGCACGCATGACGGCGATGGAGTCGGCCACCAATAATGCGTCCGACATGATTGATGCCTTGACGCTGGCCATGAACCGCGCCCGGCAGGCAAAGATCACGAAAGAGATCATTGAGATTGTGAGCGGAGCAGCGGCGCTGTAA
- the atpA gene encoding F0F1 ATP synthase subunit alpha, producing MAGIKADEITKILRAQIENYESKISVDEIGTVISLGDGIARVHGLDKVMAGELISFPHGVAGIAMNLEEDQVGAVLLGDYTEIKEGDEVKRTQRIMSVPVGDAMVGRVVNSLGEPIDDKGPINTKQFIPVERIAPGVIDRQPVREPMATGLKAIDSMIPIGRGQRELIIGDRQTGKTAVALDTIINSKGNNLICIYCAIGQKRSSIAQVVKTLTDFGAMDYTIVVAASASEPAPMQYIAPYAACAIGEYFRDNGKHALIIYDDLSKHAASYREISLLLRRPPGREAYPGDVFYLHSRLLERAAKMSAKLGGGSLTALPIIETQAGDVSAYIPTNVISITDGQIYLETDLFNSGIRPAVNVGLSVSRVGGAAQIKAMRQVAGTLKLELAQYRELAAFAQFGSDLDKATQAQLNRGARLVEILKQPQYQPLPFEKQIAIIFAGTSGVLDDLPVEQIRDFETEFYKYVETMNPGIFKTIAEKKALDDVIKADLSRVLGEFKQKFVADRQAVTA from the coding sequence ATGGCTGGAATTAAAGCTGACGAAATTACAAAGATACTGCGCGCGCAGATTGAGAACTACGAGTCCAAGATTTCGGTGGACGAGATCGGCACGGTGATTTCCCTGGGCGACGGTATTGCGCGCGTCCACGGACTGGATAAGGTCATGGCCGGCGAGCTGATTAGCTTCCCGCACGGCGTGGCGGGAATCGCCATGAACCTGGAAGAAGACCAGGTAGGCGCGGTGCTGCTGGGCGATTACACCGAGATCAAAGAAGGTGACGAGGTGAAGCGCACGCAACGCATCATGAGCGTCCCGGTGGGCGATGCCATGGTGGGGCGCGTGGTCAACTCTCTTGGCGAGCCGATTGACGACAAGGGACCCATCAACACCAAGCAATTCATTCCCGTCGAGCGCATCGCTCCGGGCGTGATTGACCGCCAACCGGTACGCGAGCCTATGGCCACCGGACTCAAGGCCATTGACAGCATGATCCCGATTGGGCGCGGACAGCGCGAGCTGATCATCGGCGACCGGCAGACGGGCAAGACAGCAGTCGCGCTCGACACCATCATCAACAGCAAGGGCAACAACCTTATATGTATCTACTGCGCCATCGGGCAGAAGCGTTCTTCCATTGCCCAGGTGGTGAAGACGCTCACCGATTTCGGCGCCATGGATTACACCATCGTGGTAGCAGCTTCGGCATCAGAGCCGGCGCCAATGCAGTACATTGCTCCCTATGCCGCATGCGCCATCGGAGAATATTTCCGCGACAACGGCAAGCATGCGTTGATCATTTATGACGATCTTTCCAAGCACGCCGCGTCTTATCGCGAAATCTCACTGCTGCTGCGAAGACCGCCGGGACGCGAGGCATATCCGGGAGACGTTTTTTATTTGCACTCACGGCTGCTGGAGCGCGCGGCAAAAATGTCGGCCAAGCTGGGCGGCGGCTCGCTGACCGCGCTGCCCATCATCGAGACCCAGGCGGGCGACGTTTCGGCATACATCCCGACCAACGTGATTTCCATCACCGATGGTCAGATTTACCTGGAAACAGATTTATTCAACTCGGGCATTCGTCCAGCGGTGAACGTGGGACTTTCCGTGAGCCGCGTGGGCGGCGCCGCGCAGATCAAAGCCATGCGCCAGGTGGCGGGAACGCTCAAGCTTGAGCTGGCGCAGTACCGCGAGCTGGCGGCGTTCGCGCAGTTCGGGTCAGATCTCGATAAGGCAACGCAGGCGCAGTTGAATCGCGGCGCGCGACTGGTGGAAATTTTGAAGCAGCCGCAGTATCAGCCGCTGCCGTTTGAAAAACAGATTGCCATCATCTTTGCCGGAACCTCTGGTGTGCTGGACGACCTGCCGGTAGAGCAGATCCGGGACTTTGAGACGGAGTTCTACAAGTACGTTGAAACCATGAACCCGGGCATCTTCAAGACGATTGCTGAGAAAAAAGCGTTGGACGATGTTATTAAAGCTGACCTGTCCCGCGTTCTGGGTGAGTTCAAGCAGAAGTTTGTGGCGGACAGGCAGGCAGTAACGGCATGA
- the atpH gene encoding ATP synthase F1 subunit delta, producing the protein MSVVAGRYARALADAIFDQKLDALKTAAALRELKELLDSSHELRVVWENPSVSHEQKHGVLDAIVQKTKLPKLLRNFMAVLIDHRRVGQLGEIVREFEAEINDRLGLAEAEITTARELGANERKRLEKKIAEVVGKTIKANYATDAKVLGGAVVRVGSTIYDGSVRGQLQKLKEALSS; encoded by the coding sequence ATGAGTGTGGTCGCAGGCCGATATGCCCGCGCTTTAGCCGATGCCATCTTCGACCAGAAGCTGGATGCGCTCAAAACCGCCGCAGCTCTGCGCGAGCTGAAAGAGCTGCTCGATTCCAGCCATGAGTTGCGCGTGGTGTGGGAGAACCCTTCGGTTTCTCACGAGCAGAAACATGGGGTGCTCGATGCGATTGTTCAGAAAACAAAGTTACCCAAGCTGCTGCGCAATTTTATGGCGGTTTTGATTGATCATCGGCGCGTGGGGCAACTCGGGGAGATCGTGCGTGAGTTTGAGGCCGAAATCAACGACCGGCTGGGCCTGGCAGAAGCTGAGATCACGACAGCGCGCGAGCTGGGCGCGAACGAGCGCAAGCGGCTTGAGAAGAAAATTGCCGAGGTCGTGGGCAAGACCATCAAGGCGAACTACGCCACTGATGCCAAGGTGCTGGGCGGTGCGGTGGTCCGTGTAGGCAGCACGATTTACGACGGGTCGGTGCGAGGGCAGTTGCAGAAGTTGAAAGAGGCGCTGAGCAGTTAG
- a CDS encoding ATP synthase F0 subunit B — MNAMKSVVSLGAVVLLAAAMAAAQQGSNEKQPAGAGSKQTSSSSGQTQASQTPAAQLADAANDAAGREPNKSEDENAQFKQSFSVKLIAKWLGITVEQAYWLSVFINFAIVAGLVGFGLKKALPKMFRERTAAIQKGMEEARRASEDANRRLREIEDKLGRLNSEIVQLEATASAQADEEAGRLKAAAEEERQRIIQTAEQEIAAAVNAARRDLKAYSAELAVSLAEKRIKVDAATDQELVRDFADQLGRNGSR; from the coding sequence ATGAATGCGATGAAATCAGTCGTAAGTCTGGGGGCCGTAGTATTGCTTGCCGCGGCCATGGCCGCCGCGCAGCAAGGTTCGAACGAGAAGCAGCCGGCTGGCGCGGGATCGAAACAGACGAGTTCCAGTTCGGGGCAGACACAAGCCTCGCAGACGCCGGCAGCGCAATTAGCTGACGCGGCGAATGATGCTGCCGGGCGCGAACCCAATAAATCTGAAGACGAGAATGCGCAGTTCAAGCAGTCATTTTCTGTCAAGCTGATTGCCAAGTGGCTGGGAATCACAGTTGAGCAGGCTTATTGGCTCAGCGTTTTTATTAACTTCGCCATTGTCGCCGGGCTGGTTGGGTTCGGATTGAAAAAGGCGCTGCCGAAGATGTTCCGGGAGCGGACGGCGGCCATCCAAAAAGGGATGGAAGAGGCGCGCCGCGCCAGCGAAGATGCCAACCGGCGCTTACGTGAAATTGAAGACAAGCTGGGACGGTTGAATTCCGAGATCGTGCAACTGGAGGCTACGGCGTCTGCCCAAGCCGACGAAGAGGCTGGCAGGTTGAAAGCGGCTGCTGAAGAAGAACGGCAGAGGATCATCCAGACAGCGGAGCAGGAAATTGCCGCGGCTGTCAACGCGGCGCGGCGCGATTTGAAGGCCTACTCGGCTGAGCTGGCAGTGAGCCTGGCGGAGAAAAGAATTAAGGTTGATGCGGCGACCGATCAGGAGCTGGTGCGCGATTTTGCAGACCAACTGGGAAGGAACGGCAGCCGATGA
- a CDS encoding ATP synthase F0 subunit B: MDQALLQALEGFLIGAIPTIIFIFLLFVAYQSLVHKPLQKILKERYERTEGAVAKAQADIAAAAAKTAEYEQRLREARVAIFKVQEARRQKLTESREAALHEARARAQQMVKEARSVLEKEVIEAKARLEQEVEALAAEVIRTVLKPVAAAPVGGRS, encoded by the coding sequence ATGGACCAGGCCCTTCTTCAAGCACTCGAAGGATTTCTCATCGGAGCTATTCCGACCATCATCTTTATTTTTCTTTTGTTCGTGGCCTACCAGTCCCTGGTCCACAAACCGCTGCAGAAAATTTTAAAAGAACGTTATGAGCGCACCGAGGGAGCCGTAGCCAAGGCGCAGGCCGATATCGCGGCCGCCGCCGCCAAAACTGCGGAGTACGAGCAACGCTTGCGTGAGGCACGAGTGGCCATCTTTAAAGTGCAGGAAGCGCGACGGCAAAAACTCACTGAAAGCCGTGAGGCGGCTTTGCACGAAGCCCGCGCCCGCGCGCAACAGATGGTCAAAGAAGCCCGTTCCGTTCTGGAAAAAGAAGTAATAGAAGCCAAGGCCCGCCTGGAGCAGGAAGTTGAGGCTCTGGCAGCGGAGGTTATCCGTACGGTTTTGAAGCCGGTGGCGGCCGCTCCGGTAGGTGGACGCTCATGA
- the hflX gene encoding GTPase HflX translates to MSKEIRSSRLTERADRRGRSQQTTSASQERTFLVGIDLRQRRRAEPQKAKDAAAVLADEAESSTPDSAGSADLASGEGMSASADSGARAGQVLSPGSVPRADSASRTKTSKKEPSFSAQDSMAELRELSLSAGAEVAGEFLQVRDKPDPATLIGRGKLEELSATAQSAGAGLIIFDHELTPSQQRNIEDAVQVRVIDRTQLILDIFARHARTREGQLQVELAQLEYLLPRLTGRGLQMSQLGGGIGTRGPGETQLETDRRKIHRRIRAVQQQLENVRRTRAQQRQRRESVPVATIALVGYTNAGKSTLFNALTKAGVLESAKLFATLDPTIRAVTLPSKRKILLSDTVGFIRNLPHTLVTSFRATLEEVQRASLLLHVSDVTQHHARSQETQVERVLEELEAGNKPQIRVLNKIDLLPANIREGLRDDVRTVHVSSKTGAGIDHLLERIDECLADDPVRRVRLRVPQHEGKALSLIEARARILERKYRDGSVEMDIRVAQSVLMKLEKFVIEGLTAEGHKRTKSREHKKPAK, encoded by the coding sequence GTGTCAAAAGAAATTCGCTCCTCTCGTCTAACTGAACGCGCTGACCGGCGCGGACGCTCGCAGCAGACTACATCTGCATCCCAAGAGCGTACGTTTCTGGTGGGCATTGACCTGCGACAGCGCCGGCGGGCGGAGCCGCAGAAGGCCAAAGATGCGGCGGCGGTCCTCGCCGACGAAGCGGAATCGAGCACGCCGGATTCGGCGGGTTCCGCAGATTTAGCGTCTGGCGAAGGCATGTCCGCTTCTGCAGATTCGGGAGCCCGCGCCGGCCAAGTGCTTTCACCAGGTTCAGTACCTCGCGCCGATTCAGCATCTCGCACAAAAACCAGCAAGAAGGAACCCAGCTTCAGCGCGCAGGATTCCATGGCCGAATTGCGCGAGTTGAGTCTCAGCGCCGGAGCGGAAGTTGCAGGCGAATTTTTGCAGGTAAGAGACAAGCCTGACCCGGCAACTTTGATCGGACGCGGCAAGCTGGAAGAGTTATCGGCCACGGCGCAATCTGCGGGAGCAGGGCTGATTATTTTTGATCACGAGCTTACGCCCTCGCAGCAGCGCAATATAGAAGATGCGGTGCAGGTGCGGGTAATTGACCGCACGCAACTGATCCTGGATATCTTTGCCCGCCATGCGAGAACGCGTGAAGGCCAGCTACAAGTTGAGCTGGCGCAGCTTGAATACCTGCTGCCGCGCCTGACCGGGCGCGGGTTGCAGATGTCGCAGCTTGGCGGCGGAATTGGCACGAGAGGTCCGGGTGAAACGCAGCTCGAGACCGACCGGCGCAAAATTCATCGGCGGATTCGCGCGGTCCAGCAGCAACTGGAAAACGTGCGGCGCACGCGGGCGCAGCAGAGGCAGCGGCGCGAGTCTGTCCCGGTTGCGACCATAGCACTGGTGGGTTACACCAACGCCGGTAAATCAACTTTATTTAACGCGCTGACGAAGGCGGGGGTACTGGAGTCCGCGAAACTATTTGCCACGCTTGATCCGACGATCCGGGCAGTTACGCTGCCATCGAAGCGAAAAATACTGCTCTCGGATACAGTGGGATTTATCCGCAACCTGCCGCACACGTTAGTAACTTCGTTTCGCGCGACGCTGGAGGAAGTCCAGCGGGCGTCGCTGCTGTTGCACGTCTCGGATGTAACCCAGCACCATGCGCGTAGCCAGGAGACGCAAGTGGAGCGCGTGCTCGAAGAGCTCGAAGCCGGGAACAAGCCGCAGATCCGCGTGCTTAACAAAATTGACCTGCTGCCGGCGAACATTCGCGAGGGGTTGCGCGATGACGTGAGGACGGTGCATGTTTCGTCCAAGACCGGGGCGGGAATTGACCACCTGCTGGAGCGGATTGATGAATGCCTGGCGGATGATCCGGTGCGGCGGGTCAGGTTGCGGGTGCCGCAGCACGAAGGCAAAGCCCTCTCGCTGATCGAGGCGCGAGCGCGGATTTTAGAACGCAAATACCGCGATGGCAGCGTGGAGATGGATATCCGGGTGGCACAGTCGGTCCTGATGAAGCTGGAAAAATTTGTAATCGAAGGTCTAACCGCGGAAGGACACAAAAGAACAAAAAGCCGGGAACACAAAAAGCCGGCAAAATAA
- the hfq gene encoding RNA chaperone Hfq — protein METKPAQNIQDSFLNNARRDKSPITIYLLSGVKLTGRIRSFDKYSVVLETSNNQEQLIFKHAISTVVTSKAVQLHDRMSHANTGSSAPPPAPSGPTGSSEV, from the coding sequence ATGGAAACTAAGCCGGCACAAAACATCCAGGATTCGTTCCTGAACAATGCGCGCAGGGACAAATCCCCTATTACGATTTATCTGCTTAGCGGGGTCAAGCTGACAGGGCGGATTCGTTCGTTCGACAAATATTCGGTAGTGCTCGAGACCAGCAATAATCAGGAACAGCTTATCTTCAAGCACGCCATCTCCACGGTGGTGACCAGCAAGGCGGTGCAGTTGCATGATCGCATGTCCCATGCCAACACCGGAAGCAGCGCTCCCCCTCCGGCGCCATCAGGACCTACAGGCAGCAGCGAAGTGTGA